The DNA window CTCCCATAGCTGCATGTAAATCGCCTAAAGCAAATAAAGCTCCTTCAACATTCACAGGTAGATACACCGTAGTTCCTTCTCCAATGATATTACAGTCCATGTTTCCACCATGCTCTCCAGGTGTACCACAAGGTATATTCCCTTCCTTAGGAGCGGTACCAATAACCCCTATCATCGGTTTTAAAGGGATTTCATAGTCATACAAAAAAGCTTTGTTTTCTTTTATTGGTACTATTTTGATAAAACTTCGTTCAAAAGAATCACCTAAGGCTCCCATATCTTTGCCCGTTAACATTACACCATAATCTCGAGTTATTTTTATATTTTCTATATTAACTTCCAAAACGTCTCCCTCTTTTGCCCCTTCAATGAAAATAGGACCTGTAGCCGGATTAACTTTTTCCCAGTTTATTGAATCGAAAGGTTGGTTCTCAGATCTTATTTCATCACTTAAAGCATCTTTTGTCTCTATACTGATTTTCTCTTTGGGTTTAACCTTAGCCACAGGAGCATTTGTTTTAGAGAAACTAAATATAGAGTTTTCTTTTTTTATTTTCATCAACACAATCACCTCTTTTGGCATTTTTTGTAAAAAAAGAAACATTTTTTGGACGTTATTTATAATTAAAAAGAGTATAATATAATCAATATATATTTTATCATACAGATTTTAATTATATATAACTATAAAGGATTTACAGCGAATACTTTTTAAACAGGAGAGATTATGGTGGGAAATCATGAAAATACGCTAAAAGAACTACTGGATATGTATGAGTCCGCTTCAGAGATGTATGCAGGAACTATAATGCGAATAGATCTGTCTAATGGTAAGATCTTGTATTGAGAAAATTTGAAACAAATCACCGGAATTGGAAAAAACGAACTTCCAAATAATCGTGATGAGTTACTAGCTTTAATAAAAGAAGAAGATGTCCAAAAATTATCGATAAAGTTAATAGTAGTGAACACGAAGCCGAGTGTGCGATGAAAGTATCTTTGAAAAGTGATAAAGAAGATTTTAATTTTTTTGATTTAATTGGGGAGAAAAAAAGAAGGGACGGAAAAGATGTTTTATACGTTTTGGTTCGTAATCCTAATCAAAATTTCGGATTGATGAGCTTAGATATATTTTTTCCAAAAGAGGTAATTGGCAATTTTCCTCAGGCCATAGTTATAACTGATAAAAACAACAAAGTACTAAGGGTAAACAAAGCATTTTTAAAATTGACTGGCTATACTCTTGATGAGGTTATCGGTAAGATCCTCACTTTTGGGCTTCAAATATGCACGATAAAAATTTTTGGGGAGCAAATGTGGCAAGAACTTAAATCAAAAGGATTTTGGAGCGGTAGAATAATAGATAGAAAATAGAATGGAGAAGTCATATTCCTTTATTCAAATTTCTTTGAAATTAAAGGATACAACAACGAAGTAATAGGGTATATAGCTATAAATACGGATATTACCAATAGGGTTAAAAAAGAAGAAGAAATAACAAGAGTACTCAAACATGATTCTTTGACAGGTTTGTCAAACGTGAAAGGTTTATTGGAGAGAATTGAAGAGGTTCTACA is part of the Petrotoga sibirica DSM 13575 genome and encodes:
- a CDS encoding acetamidase/formamidase family protein: MMKIKKENSIFSFSKTNAPVAKVKPKEKISIETKDALSDEIRSENQPFDSINWEKVNPATGPIFIEGAKEGDVLEVNIENIKITRDYGVMLTGKDMGALGDSFERSFIKIVPIKENKAFLYDYEIPLKPMIGVIGTAPKEGNIPCGTPGEHGGNMDCNIIGEGTTVYLPVNVEGALFALGDLHAAMGDGEVCVTGVEIPTEVSVSFNIIKDKNWKLPMVKTEKNIYTLASNPSLDEASITATKNMVHFLTEEYKLSKEQAMFLLSAAGNLQICQVVDPLKTVRMELPLEFLK
- a CDS encoding PAS domain S-box protein, which codes for MKVSLKSDKEDFNFFDLIGEKKRRDGKDVLYVLVRNPNQNFGLMSLDIFFPKEVIGNFPQAIVITDKNNKVLRVNKAFLKLTGYTLDEVIGKILTFGLQICTIKIFGEQMWQELKSKGFWSGRIIDRK